A single region of the Nicotiana sylvestris chromosome 6, ASM39365v2, whole genome shotgun sequence genome encodes:
- the LOC104247028 gene encoding protein disulfide-isomerase-like, giving the protein MAIRVWISLFLCVYALLGSLSYASESEEKEYVVTLDHSNFSDFVGKHKFIVVEFYAPWCGHCKKLAPEYEKAAQILSQNDPPVILAKVDANEEQNKILASEFDIKGFPTIKILRYGGSVVQDYKGPREADGIVSYLKKQSGPASTEIKSADDVTDVNKIIIVGVFPEFSGEKYENFTALAERLRSEYEFAHTFDAKLLPRGDSSVSGPVVRLFKPFDELFVDFQEFDVDTLAKLVEAASIPTVTLFNKDPNNHPFVIKFFNSPNAKAMLFVNFNSDLIDTFKSKYHEVAEQYKGNDISFLIGDVEASQGAFQYFGLKEDQVPLIIIQTNDGEKYLKPNVEPDHVASWVKDFKDGKVKPFKKSEPIPEVNSEPVKVVVADTLQDMVFNSAKNVLLEFYAPWCGHCKQLAPILDEVAVSFESDADVMIAKIDATANDIPQGTFDVQGYPTLYFKTASGKISQYEGDRTKEDIIDFIHKNRDKAADQGSRKEEL; this is encoded by the exons ATGGCGATTAGGGTATGGATTTCCTTATTTCTCTGCGTTTACGCATTGCTAGGATCGCTTTCTTATGCTTCTGAGAGCGAAGAGAAGGAGTACGTTGTGACACTGGATCACTCCAATTTCTCTGATTTCGTCGGTAAACACAAATTCATCGTCGTCGAGTTCTATGCCCCTTG GTGTGGTCATTGCAAGAAACTTGCTCCTGAG TATGAGAAAGCAGCACAAATTTTAAGTCAGAATGATCCACCTGTTATTCTGGCCAAAGTTGATGCTAATGAGGAGCAAAACAAGATTCTTGCCAGTGAGTTTGATATAAAAGGTTTCCCTACAATTAAGATCTTGAGGTATGGAGGAAGCGTTGTTCAAGATTACAAAGGACCACGTGAGGCGGATGGTATCGTTTCTTACTTAAAGAAACAAAGTGGTCCTGCTTCTACTGAAATTAAATCTGCTGATGATGTTACTGATGTCAATAAGATCATTATC GTTGGGGTCTTCCCAGAGTTCTCTGGCGAGAAATATGAGAATTTCACAGCTCTGGCTGAGAGATTGCGTTCTGAATATGAGTTTGCTCATACTTTTGATGCTAAACTCCTTCCTCGAGGGGATTCATCAGTTTCAGGCCCTGTTGTTAGGTTATTCAAGCCTTTTGATGAACTTTTTGTAGATTTCCAG GAGTTCGATGTGGATACCTTAGCAAAGTTAGTTGAAGCAGCAAGCATTCCAACTGTAACTCTATTTAACAAGGACCCCAATAACCATCCTTTTGTTATTAAATTCTTCAACAGTCCAAATGCCAAG GCCATGCTGTTTGTAAACTTCAACAGTGACCTAATTGATACGTTTAAATCCAAGTATCATGAAGTTGCTGAGCAGTACAAAGGCAATGATATTAGTTTCTTAATTGGTGATGTTGAGGCCAGTCAAGGTGCCTTCCAG TACTTTGGACTCAAAGAAGATCAAGTACCTCTAATCATCATACAGACAAATGATGGGGAGAAATATCTCAAACCAAATGTTGAGCCTGATCATGTTGCTTCATGGGTTAAGGATTTTAAG GACGGCAaggtgaaacctttcaaaaaatcAGAACCTATCCCAGAGGTTAACAGCGAACCTGTTAAAGTTGTGGTTGCTGACACTCTCCAGGATATGGTTTTCAACTCTGCGAAGAATG TACTCCTCGAGTTTTATGCCCCTTGGTGCGGACACTGCAAGCAGTTGGCCCCGATCCTTGATGAAGTGGCTGTCTCATTTGAAAGCGATGCTGATGTTATGATTGCTAAAATT gatgctactgctaaTGATATTCCCCAGGGAACTTTTGATGTCCAAGGTTATCCGACTCTTTATTTCAAGACAGCAAGTGGAAAGATCTCGCAGTATGAAGGTGACAGGACCAAGGAAGACATTATTGACTTCATCCACAAGAATCGGGATAAAGCTGCGGACCAAGGTTCGAGAAAAGAGGAGCTATAA